One genomic segment of Komagataella phaffii GS115 chromosome 4, complete sequence includes these proteins:
- a CDS encoding Essential nucleolar protein, putative DEAD-box RNA helicase, with protein sequence MKPKEKLRSKKGHSKKQRKDNFKSSVVKPKAVIKRPTGKLVSASSLKWKPVEIPETLDDFQGLFGVEEIDGVGVVIKNGEIKFEVKEDHENETVKDTDQMSDDDEVFQDAESLDGREDDQNEPENFELDSVSTEKVPESTPGVKSNKKVKRKDVKEVKKDEDQEDLEDAGSEQVPMEEDGHFKFSQMKMPEDVDLPLWPEGLSPFVRQSLSILGFNEPTPIQNEAIPLAISGKDIIGKAITGSGKTLAYGIPLIEKYLTRESRSKQAPPAGIVFAPTRELAHQVVKHLKEIAKDSPLTEHGVISVTGGLSIQRQQRLLDYGPGIIVATPGRFLELLESSNELATRLASVEVLVLDEADRLLQDGHFDELEKILSSLKKMRPHNIQRWQTLVFSATFSKELFGKLGSKYRWNEDQGLAEDEQIIELLGKRLRFRQKPTLVDTNPTEVVTNQVREALIECGATERDLHLYYFMMMYPGTTLVFANSIDAVRRLVPFLQNLGIPAFGLHSSMIQKQRLRAIERFTQASKSNKHAVLIATDVAARGLDISGIQHVVHYHLPRTADTYVHRTGRTGRAGKEGVAVILCSPKEASGPLRRLKRALAKTAHKKHTEEIQLLPIDQAIMSQLNPRVQLAAQLADATVTSDGARKEKDWVRLAAEELGVDDLDNLQEDDYLKRDRKRREGKTLSQKEMNEKRYKLEQLLQTTIRKDSRRSYLTGGSYNLADVLLKGKGHQEIVGQEKVDVLTFLKKKAENKKKSSKA encoded by the coding sequence ATGAAGCCAAAAGAAAAGCTCAGATCCAAAAAGGGTCATAGCAAAAAGCAGAGAAAGGACAACTTTAAGTCATCTGTTGTTAAGCCAAAGGCGGTGATAAAAAGACCCACTGGAAAGCTAGTCAGTGCCTCAAGTTTAAAGTGGAAGCCAGTTGAAATTCCAGAGACTTTAGATGATTTTCAAGGTCTTTTTGGGGTCGAGGAGATTGATGGCGTTGGAGTTGTTATCAAAAACGGTGAGATTAAGTTTGAGGTGAAAGAGGATCACGAGAATGAGACAGTCAAAGATACAGATCAAATGAGTGACGACGATGAGGTATTTCAAGATGCTGAATCTTTAGATGGAAGGGAAGATGACCAGAATGAGCCCGAAAATTTTGAGTTGGACAGTGtttcaactgaaaaagTACCAGAGTCAACACCAGGTGTGAAATCTAACAAAAAAGTCAAGCGAAAGGACGTGAAGGAAgtcaagaaggatgaagaccaggaagatttggaagatgctGGAAGCGAGCAAGTACCTATGGAAGAGGATGGCCacttcaaattttctcAGATGAAAATGCCAGAAGATGTTGACCTTCCGCTTTGGCCAGAAGGACTCTCTCCTTTTGTTCGCCAGTCATTAAGTATCCTAGGATTCAACGAACCAACTCCCATTCAAAACGAAGCTATTCCCCTTGCTATATCTGGAAAAGACATCATTGGTAAGGCTATCACTGGTTCCGGTAAAACCCTTGCTTACGGAATTCCACtaattgaaaaatatttgaCCCGGGAATCAAGATCCAAGCAGGCTCCCCCTGCGGGAATAGTATTTGCACCTACCAGAGAGCTGGCACATCAAGTGGTTAAAcatctcaaagaaattgctAAAGACTCTCCATTGACCGAACACGGTGTCATATCAGTAACTGGTGGTCTAAGTATTCAAAGACAGCAAAGACTCTTAGATTATGGACCAGGGATTATTGTGGCTACACCGGGACGATTTCTAGAACTTTTAGAGTCCAGCAACGAACTTGCCACTAGATTGGCTTCTGTTGAAGTTCTAGTACTTGACGAAGCCGATAGACTTCTTCAAGACGGGCATTTTGACGAATTGGAGAAAATTCTgtcatctttgaagaagatgagaCCTCATAACATCCAAAGATGGCAAACATTGGTCTTCTCTGCTACGTTCTCCAAAGAGCTCTTTGGTAAACTGGGCTCAAAATATAGATGGAATGAGGATCAAGGATTAGCAGAGGATGAACAAATTATTGAGCTACTGGGCAAACGACTGAGATTTAGACAAAAACCTACATTGGTAGATACAAATCCCACTGAAGTTGTCACCAATCAAGTTAGAGAAGCTTTGATTGAATGTGGTGCTACTGAGAGAGATCTCCATCTTTATTATTTTATGATGATGTATCCCGGGACCACTTTGGTGTTTGCTAACAGTATTGATGCTGTAAGAAGACTAGTACCTTTTTTGCAAAACTTAGGAATCCCTGCATTTGGACTACATTCGTCAATGAttcagaaacaaagattGAGAGCTATAGAACGATTCACACAGGCCAGTAAGAGTAACAAGCATGCAGTTCTTATTGCTACAGACGTGGCAGCAAGAGGATTGGACATTTCAGGAATACAGCACGTTGTTCATTACCATCTTCCTCGTACTGCTGATACCTACGTTCATagaactggaagaactgGGAGAGCTGGAAAAGAGGGTGTTGCTGTGATCTTATGTTCTCCAAAGGAGGCAAGTGGGCCACTGAGAAGACTTAAGAGAGCTTTGGCTAAGACCGCTCATAAAAAACACACAGAAGAAATTCAATTGCTTCCTATTGACCAAGCTATTATGTCACAGCTGAATCCAAGAGTTCAATTGGCAGCACAATTGGCCGACGCTACGGTAACCAGTGATGGAGccaggaaagaaaaagattggGTAAGATTGGCTGCAGAAGAACTGGGAGTTGATGATCTTGATAATCTACAGGAGGATGACTATCTTAAGAGAGACAGGAAAAGAAGGGAAGGAAAGACTTTGAGTCAAAAGGAAATGAACGAAAAAAGATACAAGCTGGAACAGCTTTTGCAAACGACTATTAGAAAGGATTCTAGAAGAAGCTATTTAACTGGAGGCAGTTACAACCTAGCAGATGTTCTTTTAAAAGGCAAAGGTCATCAGGAAATTGTGGGACaggaaaaagttgatgtcttaacttttttgaaaaagaaggcTGAGAATAAGAAAAAATCTAGCAAGGCATAA
- a CDS encoding Polypeptide release factor involved in translation termination: protein MAPVLPPTEAEKNIEIWKVKKLIKSLEVARGNGTSMISLIIPPKGQIPLIQKMLTDEYGTASNIKSRVNRLSVLSAITSTQQKLKQYTKVPPNGLVVYCGDVITEEGKEKKLTIGFEPFKPINTSLYLCDNKFHTEALSELLESDDKFGFIVMDGNGALFGTLSGNTREVLHKFTVDLPKKHGRGGQSALRFARLREEKRHNYVRKVSEVAVQNFITGDKVNVSGLILAGSADFKTELSKSDMFDNRLQAKVIKVVDVSYGGENGFNQAIEMSAETLANVKFIQEKKLITQYFDEISQDTGKFCYGVEDTLKALDLGACEIIIVYENLDIVRYTLKASDGSNVIVHASPSQENKDYLIDKATGTEMDIAGEEPLLEWLAENYQNYGAALEFVTDRSSEGAQFVRGFGGIGALLRYKVNFEQLVEESEDEYFDDDDDYI from the coding sequence ATGGCCCCTGTACTCCCACCAACTGAAGCAGAAAAGAACattgaaatttggaagGTCAAGAAACTGATCAAGTCTCTGGAAGTTGCCAGAGGTAATGGTACATCCATGATCTCTCTGATCATACCTCCAAAAGGTCAAATTCCTttgattcaaaagatgTTGACGGATGAATATGGTACCGCTTCCAACATCAAGTCCAGAGTCAACAGATTGTCAGTTCTATCTGCCATTACATCCACAcaacaaaaattgaaacaaTATACCAAAGTTCCTCCAAATGGTTTGGTCGTCTATTGTGGAGATGTCATCACTGAAGAGGGTAAGGAAAAGAAGCTGACCATTGGTTTCGAACCTTTTAAACCAATCAACACATCTTTGTACTTATGTGACAACAAATTTCACACTGAGGCATTGTCTGAATTATTAGAGAGTGACGACAAGTTCGGTTTCATCGTCATGGACGGTAATGGAGCTTTGTTTGGTACATTGTCTGGAAACACCAGAGAAGTTTTACATAAATTCACTGTCgatcttccaaagaagcatgGTAGAGGTGGTCAATCTGCCCTGCGTTTTGCCCGTCTGAGAGAGGAGAAAAGACACAACTACGTTAGAAAAGTTTCCGAAGTGGCCGTGCAAAACTTCATCACTGGTGACAAAGTTAACGTCTCGGGACTGATCTTAGCTGGTTCTGCCGATTTTAAAACAGAGCTGTCGAAATCTGACATGTTTGACAACCGTCTGCAGGCGAAGGTGATCAAAGTGGTCGACGTGTCTTATGGTGGTGAAAATGGATTCAACCAGGCCATTGAAATGTCTGCTGAGACATTAGCTAATGTAAAATtcatccaagaaaagaaattgattaCACAATATTTTGACGAAATCTCTCAAGATACTGGAAAATTCTGCTATGGTGTTGAGGACACACTGAAGGCGCTAGACCTGGGTGCCTGTGAAATCATCATTGTTTACGAAAACTTGGACATTGTACGTTACACTTTGAAGGCAAGCGACGGTTCCAATGTTATTGTGCATGCTTCTCCTTCTCAAGAAAACAAGGACTACCTTATTGACAAGGCTACTGGAACAGAGATGGATATAGCCGGAGAAGAACCGCTGTTGGAGTGGTTAGCTGAAAACTACCAAAACTACGGTGCTGCCTTAGAATTTGTTACGGATAGATCATCTGAAGGTGCCCAGTTCGTTAGAGGTTTCGGTGGTATTGGTGCTCTGTTGCGTTACAAGGTtaattttgaacaattggtcgaagaatctgaagacGAATACTTtgacgacgatgatgatTATATTTAG
- a CDS encoding One of six ATPases of the 19S regulatory particle of the 26S proteasome: MGQGPSGMPPGGGKDKDKKKQKPKYEPPVQSKFGRKKRKGPSASAKLPNVHPSTRCKLKLLKMERIKDHLLLEEEFVTNSETLQPTEQKQAEEREKVDEIRGTPMSAGTLEEIIDDDHAIVSSSSGPEYYVSILSFVDKELLEPGCSVLLHHKTVSIVGVLQDDDDPMVSVMKLDKSPTESYADIGGLESQIQEIKEAVELPLTHPELYEEMGIKPPKGVILYGAPGTGKTLLAKAVANQTSATFLRIVGSELIQKYLGDGPRLCRQIFKIAADHAPSIVFIDEIDAIGTKRYESTSGGEREIQRTMLELLNQLDGFDDRGDVKVIMATNKIETLDPALIRPGRIDRKILFENPDPSTKKKILTIHTSKMNLADDVKLEEIVTSKDDLSGADIKAICTEAGLLALRERRMQVIAEDFKQAKERVLKNKIEENLEGLYL, encoded by the coding sequence ATGGGACAAGGACCTTCGGGCATGCCACCAGGCGGCGGCAAAGACAAAgataaaaagaaacagaagcCAAAGTATGAGCCACCGGTTCAATCGAAGTTTGGCCGTAAGAAGCGGAAGGGACCAAGTGCTTCAGCTAAGCTTCCTAACGTGCATCCCTCCACTAGATGTAAGctgaaattgttgaagatggaGAGAATAAAGGACCATTTGTTGTTGGAGGAGGAGTTTGTTACAAATTCTGAAACCTTGCAACCCACAGAACAAAAGCAAGCGgaagagagagaaaaggTAGATGAAATTAGAGGTACTCCAATGTCGGCCGGAACCTTGGAAGAAATTATAGATGATGACCATGCAATTGTGTCCTCATCATCGGGACCTGAATATTACGTGTCAATTCTCTCATTTGTGGATAAAGAATTGTTGGAACCAGGATGTTCTGTTCTATTACACCACAAAACTGTGTCCATAGTAGGAGTGTTAcaagatgacgatgatcCAATGGTCAGTGTAATGAAGTTAGATAAATCTCCCACAGAATCGTATGCAGATATTGGAGGATTGGAGTCACagattcaagaaatcaaagaggCAGTCGAGTTGCCCCTAACCCACCCTGAATTGTATGAGGAAATGGGTATCAAACCTCCAAAGGGCGTGATTTTATATGGAGCCCCAGGAACCGGAAAGACCTTACTTGCCAAAGCTGTTGCCAATCAAACTAGTGCTACTTTCCTGCGTATTGTTGGTTCAGaattgattcaaaaatacCTGGGAGACGGACCCCGACTTTGTCGacaaattttcaagatcgCAGCCGATCATGCTCCCTCCATTGTattcattgatgaaattgatgcCATTGGTACTAAAAGATATGAATCCACATCTGGCggagaaagagaaattcaaagaacGATGTTAGAGCTGTTGAACCAACTGGACGGTTTCGACGATCGAGGTGACGTCAAGGTTATCATGGCTACCAATAAAATTGAAACGCTAGACCCTGCCTTAATCAGACCAGGTCGTATTGACCGAAAGATATTGTTTGAGAATCCAGACCCATCtacgaagaagaagattttaACGATTCACACAAGTAAGATGAACCTAGCGGATGACGTGAAGTTGGAGGAAATTGTTACTTCCAAGGACGACCTTTCGGGGGCCGACATCAAAGCCATTTGCACCGAAGCCGGATTGTTGGCACTTAGGGAGAGACGTATGCAAGTCATTGCTGAAGACTTCAAACAAGCCAAGGAGAGAGTGCTCAAGAAcaagattgaagagaatcTAGAAGGGCTATATTTGTAG
- a CDS encoding Cu(+2)-transporting P-type ATPase, required for export of copper from the cytosol into an extracytos yields MQRLTVEVENVHCHQCQDLIVETLSDLFTMRDGEVLVNEIEHEPEKPLVYFHLTDNQLVLVNVDSSVSLAKFEHQIFKRLQNQGFLVSKILLSDADGETWFRNTISTFFRNKRSIKEKHKHNCEFCHSDRTASPNDSVEKVVSTSQEYRAVFTVGGMTCSSCVNTVSEAVKKFLVQHGSPIVDEEGLPTYSVSTMTNTAVIIISQKQYVNDLVKVIREVGYEASVVEVIPIEKIQRYKVTASIGGITCAACASSITEAVDNLPNVVESSVNVVTKTGIFFLDDGSLPAIEELKQAVDDAGYDFNTISVEKTNHSSVRSPSRTVYLRIEGMYCEHCPDRVMTLLKTLGDVVLVESPLSLQDPLVRISYIPSAQLTIRSIIRKIEESNEKFKVTIDKPLSLDEHLRRLARSELINLCWRLLLTILVAIPTFILGIVGMTLLPSSHHLRHWLMEPIWAGNVSRVSWALFIMATPVYFFADDIFHRKAIKEIRTLWKPHVPWKRRLFKFGSMSLLMCLGTSVAYFASIALLILSARQHRESRGYTTTYFDSVVFLTLFLLIGRILESYSKNRTADAITKLGQMKQSSALFVDKTEDGSFGPDSTLPLGMLEKGDYIRIPVGSSPPLDCIIEEGASEFDESALTGESAPIKHVKGDQIFSGTVNKGPSAIIGKISSLEGTSLIDTIIGMVRDGQLQRAPIEKLADALTGYFVPLIVAFSMTTWIVWISLGMSGALPDSYLDIDIGGWPVWSLQFAIAVFVIACPCGIGLAAPTALFVGAGLAAKYGILARGGGAAFQEGANINIMCFDKTGTLTTGGEPKVTDYSILFGTDMIKQIFEVTRDIELTSGHPLAKAIKTFIVEESQRRNLELSNTIVDVVEEIPGRGLRGTTIDGKTVLIGNEFLLAENDCAKLTSKQQIALDGWKMQGKSVVLVAVDGLPALLVAARDPIRPESKQVISTLQERGITCWMISGDNEITAKAVAKEVGIPEAHVVAQVLPQEKVSRIQWIKKTFEAKNKDKKRSSAIIGMCGDGINDAPALATADVGIALASGSDLALTSADFVLLASAYPLTALLRLISLSKTVFRRVKFNFGWALVYNCIGIPIAAGVIYPYRNSRLDPVWAAAAMALSSISVVLSSLALKFYRAPEVVLEEKETIEGVKEWTLREE; encoded by the coding sequence ATGCAACGATTGACTGTTGAAGTAGAAAATGTACATTGTCACCAGTGCCAAGATCTGATCGTGGAAACCCTCTCAGATCTTTTTACCATGAGAGATGGGGAAGTACTGgtgaatgaaattgaacatGAACCAGAAAAACCTCTCGTATACTTCCATCTGACAGACAACCAGTTGGTCTTAGTGAATGTTGATTCTTCAGTGTCGTTGGCTAAATTCGAACACCAAATTTTTAAGAGACTGCAGAATCAAGGGTTTTTAGTAAGCAAGATTTTACTCAGTGACGCAGACGGTGAAACCTGGTTCAGAAACACCATATCAACGTTTTTCCGCAACAAAAGGAgtatcaaagaaaagcatAAGCATAACTGTGAGTTTTGTCACAGTGATAGGACTGCCTCCCCTAATGACTCGGTTGAAAAAGTGGTCAGCACGAGCCAAGAGTATAGGGCTGTTTTCACCGTTGGTGGAATGACTTGCTCTTCTTGTGTCAACACTGTTTCTGAAGCCGTTAAAAAGTTTCTTGTGCAGCATGGTTCACCgattgttgatgaagaaggGCTGCCGACATACTCTGTGTCAACTATGACCAACACAGCCGTAATAATCATTTCTCAAAAACAGTATGTAAATGACCTGGTCAAAGTTATAAGAGAGGTAGGATACGAAGCTTCTGTGGTGGAAGTCATTCCAATTgagaaaattcaaagatACAAAGTAACTGCAAGCATAGGTGGAATCACTTGTGCTGCGTGCGCTTCCTCTATTACAGAAGCTGTGGATAATTTACCGAATGTGGTAGAATCTTCGGTTAATGTGGTAACCAAAACAgggattttctttttagaTGACGGATCTCTCCCtgcaattgaagaactgAAGCAGGCTGTTGATGATGCCGGATACGATTTCAATACCATCTCAGTTGAAAAGACAAATCATTCGTCAGTAAGATCTCCCTCCAGAACAGTCTACTTGCGAATTGAAGGAATGTACTGCGAACACTGTCCAGACAGGGTTATGACATTATTGAAAACACTGGGTGATGTGGTCCTCGTCGAATCACCGTTATCGTTGCAGGACCCATTGGTAAGAATTAGCTACATCCCGTCTGCTCAATTGACTATTCGATCAATTATTcgaaagattgaagaatccaatgaaaaatttaaGGTAACAATTGACAAGCCATTATCTTTAGACGAACATCTAAGACGCTTAGCTAGATCAGAATTGATTAATCTTTGTTGGCGGTTACTCTTGACAATATTGGTTGCAATTCCAACTTTCATTTTAGGTATTGTGGGAATGACTTTACTTCCCTCGAGCCATCACTTGAGGCATTGGCTAATGGAACCGATTTGGGCTGGAAACGTATCCAGAGTTAGTTGGGCACTATTTATAATGGCAACTCCAGTGTACTTTTTTGCTGACGATATTTTTCATAGAAAGgcaatcaaagaaatacGAACATTATGGAAACCTCATGTTCCATGGAAGCGGAGactcttcaaatttggttCCATGAGTCTCCTGATGTGTCTAGGTACTTCTGTGGCCTATTTTGCAAGTATTGCTTTATTAATTCTTTCAGCACGTCAACACAGAGAGAGCAGGGGTTATACTACCACATATTTTGACAGTGTGGTGTTCTTgactctttttctcttaattggaagaattttggagagttattcaaagaatcgCACGGCCGATGCTATAACGAAATTAGGGCAAATGAAGCAGTCATCTGCTTTATTTGTAGACAAGACGGAAGATGGTTCGTTCGGACCAGACTCTACTCTTCCTTTGGGGATGCTGGAAAAAGGAGATTACATTCGTATTCCCGTGGGTAGCTCTCCTCCTTTGGACTGTATCATTGAAGAGGGTGCTTctgaatttgatgaaagtGCATTGACCGGTGAGTCTGCTCCCATTAAGCACGTGAAAGGGGATCAAATATTCTCTGGAACGGTTAACAAAGGGCCTTCTGCAATTATtggaaaaatttcatctttggaaggGACATCTTTGATTGACACCATCATTGGTATGGTGAGAGATGGTCAATTGCAGAGGGCGCCTATAGAAAAGTTAGCAGATGCATTGACTGGCTATTTTGTGCCTCTAATTGTTGCATTCTCAATGACCACCTGGATTGTTTGGATCTCACTCGGAATGTCTGGTGCGTTACCAGATAGTTACCTTGATATTGATATTGGAGGGTGGCCAGTCTGGTCCCTTCAGTTTGCAATAGCGGTATTTGTTATAGCATGTCCTTGTGGAATTGGTCTAGCAGCCCCAACAGCGTTATTTGTCGGCGCTGGATTGGCAGCCAAGTATGGTATACTTGCAAGAGGCGGAGGAGCTGCTTTCCAAGAAGGTGCAAATATTAACATTATGTGCTTTGATAAGACCGGAACCCTAACCACAGGAGGTGAACCAAAAGTGACAGACTATAGTATATTGTTTGGTACTGACATGATAAAACAGATTTTTGAAGTAACTAGAGATATCGAATTGACATCAGGACATCCTTTAGCAAAAGCTATCAAAACTTTTATTGTGGAAGAATCTCAGAGAAGGAACTTAGAACTCAGTAATACCATCGTTGATGTCGTCGAGGAGATACCTGGGAGAGGACTTCGTGGGACAACAATTGACGGAAAGACCGTTCTGATTGGAAATGAGTTTTTGTTAGCTGAGAACGATTGCGCTAAACTTACTTCAAAGCAGCAGATAGCATTGGATGGGTGGAAAATGCAGGGAAAGAGCGTCGTTTTAGTTGCGGTTGATGGATTACCTGCTCTATTAGTTGCCGCGAGAGATCCTATTAGACCGGAATCGAAACAGGTAATTAGCACTCTGCAAGAACGAGGCATAACATGTTGGATGATAAGTGGAGACAACGAAATTACCGCAAAAGCAGTAGCTAAAGAAGTAGGAATTCCCGAAGCTCATGTGGTGGCTCAGGTTCTCCCGCAAGAAAAGGTTTCCAGGATACAATGGAtaaagaaaacttttgaagctAAGAACAAAGATAAGAAAAGGTCCTCAGCAATTATAGGAATGTGTGGGGACGGAATAAACGATGCACCTGCATTGGCAACCGCAGATGTTGGAATTGCTTTGGCGAGCGGATCCGACTTGGCCTTAACTTCGGCagattttgttcttctcGCATCCGCTTATCCACTTACTGCTCTTCTTAGGCTCATCAGTTTATCCAAGACGGTCTTTCGAAGGGTTAAATTTAATTTTGGTTGGGCTCTAGTTTACAATTGTATTGGAATTCCAATAGCTGCCGGAGTCATATATCCCTATAGAAATTCAAGATTAGATCCTGTGTGGGCAGCTGCTGCGATGGCATTGAGTAGCATCAGTGTGGTTCTGAGTAGTTTAGCCCTGAAATTCTATCGTGCACCTGAAGTAGTTCtagaggaaaaagaaactattGAGGGTGTCAAAGAATGGACGTTGCGAGAGGAATGA
- a CDS encoding Inositol monophosphatase, involved in biosynthesis of inositol codes for MSVSKEINHDINLDRVLEVLTRVAKEAGAIIKKRNGTTTFDNKKNSVDLVTEVDQQVEDFIKKELLEEFPDFEFFGEESFVPGSRVPLGPTFIVDPIDGTLNFIHEFPFSCTSLGFSINRKPMVGVVYNPHLDLLFTGIRAYGSAAMNLCYMATGAIDGYWENHNSWDCCAAWVLLEETGGIVIHGNNGKYGEPVDVDVNCYFYVRGAPEEDQKKFITSFQEHITGELQGPEIH; via the exons ATGAGCGTCTCTAAAGAAATAAACCACGATATCAATCTTGATAGAGTCTTGGAAGTTCTAACGAGAGTTGCCAAAGAGGCAGGTGCAATTATCAAAAAGCGCAATGGAACTACCACTTTTGACAACAAGAAAAACTCAGTTGACCTGGTTACGGAAGTGGATCAACAAGTAGAagatttcatcaagaagGAACTTTTAGAAGAGTTCCCAGATTTTGAGTTCTTCGGTGAAGAAAGCTTTGTTCCAGGTTCTCGTGTCCCATTGGGCCCTACCTTCATCGTAGACCCGATTGATGGAACACTCAATTTTATTCATGAATTTCCATTCTCCTGTACTTCACTGGGCTTCTCCATTAACAGAAAACCAATGGTAGGAGTCGTCTACAATCCCCATTTGGACTTACTTTTCACCGGAATTAGAG CCTATGGATCAGCTGCTATGAACCTGTGTTACATGGCCACTGGTGCTATAGATGGATATTGGGAGAATCATAACTCGTGGGACTGCTGCGCTGCTTGGGTTCTTTTGGAGGAAACTGGCGGTATTGTTATTCACGGTAATAATGGTAAATATGGAGAACCCGTCGATGTGGATGTCAATTGCTATTTCTACGTTCGTGGAGCtccagaagaagaccaaaaaaagtttattACATCATTTCAGGAGCATATCACTGGTGAACTGCAAGGCCCTGAAATCCATTAA